DNA sequence from the Rattus rattus isolate New Zealand chromosome 2, Rrattus_CSIRO_v1, whole genome shotgun sequence genome:
tctaaatctACCATAAAGTATTTTGTACTATATTAAATATGAGTAAAAAATGTAAATTCATGTAGGTCTTTTTAGTTTTTGCACTCACATGCagaaatttttaagaagaaaaaagcatTAGCAATTCCCAGCTTGCTCTGAAGACTAGGTTCACACCTTACTTGGTAAAGTTTTGTCTGTTATATGCAAAATACTGGTTTCAATCCCAATACCACAAAATGCTTTAATTTTATGAACAAGCAGTCAACTGATATAACATTTATTCATTATAAGTAAGACTGAAGAATTCCACAAAATAGTGTGCTGCGGAAAATAGAGTGAAAATTTCAGTTAGTGAATGGGAATTTAGTTAATGATAATTTCcaaggttttcattttaaaatgtcattatatCAGTGTTATAGCTTAAATTaactaaaacatatttttattttttccttcagtaaTACATCATACCTGAAGAAGATTTTCCATAAAGGAATACTCTTTATTGGGTTCAACTTATACAATAGGAAAGGTCATAAAATCTTTTATCACACAAAACAACAGACCACTCATGACTGTATGAGGATGAGACAAAAAGAATGTGCATTCAAGGTACAAAAGTTATAGAGACAGGATTCTGCATCTATTTCTAGGACAACACATTTTATAGGCGAGGCATGCAGCCCTGACAACATGCTTCACATCAACATCACCAACTCCATCTTCTCCACCTTCCTAGTTACAGGCattccagggctggagacagTGTACATCTGGGTATCCATACCATTCTGTGCTATGTTTCTCATTACTATCGTGGGCAACATGACCATCATAATTGTTATCTGGCATGAGCAGACTCTTCATGTTCCTATGTATCTCTTCTTGGCCATGTTAGCTTCCTCTgatctgggtctctctctctttaccttcCCCACTCTGTTGAGAATCTTTTTGCTGAATGCTAGAGAGGTGACAACCTCTGCATGTTTCACACAGATGTTCTTTATTCACACTTTCCAAGACCTTGAGTCAGCTATCATTCTGGCAATGGCCTTCGACCGGTACATGGCCATTTCCCATCCACTTCATTATCACTCCATTCTTACCGACACTGTGATTTCCAGGATAGGATTGTCAATTGTTGTACGAACCTTAGTTGTGCAGgtgcctctccccatcctcttgaGGAGGCTGTACTTTTGTCATTCCAATGTACTATCTCATTCCTACTGTTTGCATCCTGACATCATAAAGCTCTCCTGCTCCAGTACTAGTGTCAACAGTATCTTTGGACTCTTCGTGGTGCTTTCGACCATGGGGCTTgactttctcctcatcctcctctcatACATATTGATTCTGAAAACAGTACTGTGTATGGCTTCCCACAGTGGCCGCCTCAAGGCTCTCAACACCTGCATCTCTCATCTGTGTGCTGTGGTCCTCTTCTTCACACCCATGATCTGCCTATCCATGCTGCATCGTTTTGGTCCAAAGCTCCCCTCACATGTCTATGTGACCCTGGCCAACATGCACTTTCTAATTCCTCCTGTGATGAACCCCATCGTCTATGTGGTGAAAACCAAGCAGATCCGTGACAAAATTCAGAAACTCTTTATTAAAAAAGCAACAGAGAAAGCTCGGGTTTCACCTACaacataaattatgaaaaatttatGTAATATTAAACACAATCAAAAGCAACCTTTCCTCTAAaatattagtttttttaaattgagctttgtacagataTGAAAACTAAGAACTATAAAGTCATATAATTTCTTCAAGTCCACAAAATTCTctcaaatttcataaaattttcttttcttttcatgccCTATTTGTCATCTTATTGTTTAAATATTGCCATTCAGGTGTTGTTTAAAGGCAACAAGTAAATTCATCACAAAGTTTGTTCATGAAATAATGCTCATTATTATGTGTATAacttttaaacagttttaaattttactaaattcagtgtatgtgtgtatatgtacatgcaccaGTGTGTTGGTGCTCATAAAAGCCACAAGTGGTGCCAATCCAGGATTCCTTTGAGGTGAAATTACTGATGGTTGTTAGCTAAGCCATGGAAAGTCCTGGCTACTTGTACTAGCCAGACCaggtactgggaacagaacttgggtcttctacaaAAGCAATACATAACCTTAacttctcagccatctctctaacaTATATTGTTGTAAGTTTGTGTCATGAACAGGATATTcaatttctcttttgtcttctagAGGATAAACCCTGCATCATTTTTCATACCATTTTCTCTTCACTTAAATACAGCTGTCTATTTATCTAATAGATATATAGGACATTTAAATATGATGGTTGTCTTGTCTTCATTGTGTTGTCTTTGTTCCTTAAACCAAGTAAGTTGTACAATCTCAGACAACAGCATAGATTGAGTAGTAATGTGAGAAGGaggtaaaaacaacaaaattcagATAATGAATTCCCATAACTTCACTCATAACCAACACATTTCAGAAAATGGTACAGAATCTGGGCTATATTGGGGCAAATGCAGAGGATGGAAAAATATGTGCTGTGTCAATAAAGTCAAATATTTGACTATGTGAGTCTTATccaaggatgtgtgtgtgtgtgtgtgtgtgtgtgtgtgtgtgtgactttgtatACATCTACCATAACATTTTCatgctttgatttttatattttctgtactCAATTTAATTTTCCTCCCTTTAATTTTACCCACATCTGTTATAGACTTTCTGTTTAACATACATCCAATggtccttatttttttcttttttttgtgaaaaatctaacatttttttaaaaaaattttatttaatctttttacagtccagattttatccacctcccagtccaccctctgactgttccaaatCCCAGAACTCCTcgccccacccctgtctccatgcCTCCATTaggatgtccccaacccaccacccccacaccctaccagacctccccaaaccctggggcctccagtctcttgagggttaggtgcatcttccctgactgagtccagacatgGCAGTCCTCTGATGCTATGTATCAATCAAGCTTCATCCAGAGAAAATAGtcaacacattctttttttattaaaacaaagaaataggatTATATTCCAATATGTGTTACCGTAAAAAAAGTCAAGATAATCTCTTATGTGGTGTTACTTTTGGCATCAATATCATGTTTGGCAACTTTCTGGTTACCTTAGTCACCGACACCCCAATGCTTATGGGTATTTCccattagcagcagcagcaacagctacTCTGTCCACTTCTTCCTAGTATCATCATGCACAAATGAATTATTTTGAAGTTGGGTAGCATAAAATTGTGTGCAATATCTGCTCTGAGAGTACGAATGAATATGATGTTCTAGATTTTTTATGGGCTTAGTTTACAAATGAGGGTGCTTCCTAGCATGCCATGAGCTCTATTCACTCTCTAGTCTTTAATTAAGTGATAGAGTAGGTGAACTATGAAACCATTTCTGTCACATGATTCCTGTTGAAAATTTGAAGCAATATATTGTTCTCACTGTTTCTGTATATTTTGGCCAATAAAGACATTGGTTCATCATGTGacagaagaaaattaatttttgcatcacttgtgtatgtttgtatagaGTGGTGGTATTTATTTTATCCTTAATGTTTTTAAGAATTAGGGATAAGCTACAAGTTCAACAAGTTAATTTCCTTCATAGTAGCTTTTTCCCCTTCCACCTGCCTTCTTTCCATTGCTGctttttttatgttcatttttccttcctttctcttttttaattttatttattttttgcttgagAAAAAACTTCACTATTCGCTCTGTTCTGACTTTAAAATTACATTCTCCATCCTTAGCTATTTACTTCTTAGTGCTGATGTTATGAAGCTTGTACCATCAAGTTGTATTTATAATGGCTTTTGATGTTTTTCAAACAGGgtaacaacaaaaaattattaaGTAAACATGTATCTAAAAACTGACATTGAATACAATTATAAAACCAGGACTATACATTGTCAAAAACTGCTAAGAGTATGTATGTGACTATTGAGTGCAGTACTATAAATGAGATGTTTCTATTAACCTCTTACAATgaatataagagacagaagaaaagaagaaattcttgAAATGACGTCTGTAACACCTATGAACACAGCAGAAGTCATGATGTGCATGTATTGTACAAGATTGCATTCATCTTGTAAAATTTTGGATGCTATTGGCTAACAAAATACCAACCCTCcatgaccatatatatatatgtgtgtgtgtgtgtgtgtgtgtgtgtgtgtgtgtgtgtgtgtgtattacatgtatTTACAGTCAATGATTGTTGAACTAAGGGAAGTCATATTCTCAGGAGTGTAGCTACTGTTAATTTCTCCTCTCTTGAGTAATTGCCCTCCTCCCCAATATGTACTGTTTCCCACAACCCTGTTTAAACTCAATGGTCCACTAATgagtatacaaaataaatagaaggaaGTAAGAGGGGGACTTGCTGTGGAAAGAGGTGTGGTAAAAGAGGGGAGTATTTAAAGGAGATGGGAAAATATTACCAACATGAATTACATCCTTCAAACTGTATGATATAAATtaacagtttttaatattttacatttcaatatcTTTACTATTCATAAGTGACATATTCTTTTATAGTACAAGTCTGAGGTGTGAAATGCAGAGCCCCTCCAATATTCTTTAAGTCTATAATGAGcagcattatttcatttttcacatgTACTTATAAGCACAAACTTTTTCACAAAGGACTCTTGACTATTCATGCCAGAGATTTATGACTTTATACTATACAAGAGACATTGTAATcagttcaaatattttttttatttctgtgcttcTTAAGGACACTAGAATACCCATAGTGAAATGACAACAAAGTAATCATCTAGTCAGTTTGTTTTCCAATGCTGATAATACATCACTGGCTGTATCAGTACTTCTCTACAATCCCCAGATGTGCCTTAAATATTTGTAACTATCCCCTAGATACATGTAATTCACTCTATTTTCCTCCCTAATGGTTCAGAAGTCATTTACACACTGCATATTCCTATTAACCATAAAAAGGATAATTGTATCACCTAGAAGAAAAGGTCAAAATTGATTCAGCTTTAAATTAGTCTTTTAGAGATCATATGGGGTTTTGCCAATATTATACTCTAGTAGAattgctttcacacacacacaaacacgcgcgcgtgcgcacgcgcacacacacacaattgacaaaattacaagaattttatttttaattaaaatacaattatatcatttttatctttatcattttatcatttatatcaTTCTCTCTCAaagtcatggcctctttttctttagttgctGTAGTTTTGCACACataaccatacacacatatatacccccacccccacacacataccacacatgtatgcagacatACTTACTTGTATagcctaaatatataaatacaatgtgCTTAGTTCATCTAGTGTTGTTTGTTGAAGGTTGACCACTTGATATTGGATGACCAATTGGAGAGGTTTTAGTTAATACTATTTTTGTCActagttaatttatttattcacattatatGCCAATTGCTGTtctctcccagtcctctctcccagagtccccccctccacccccttcctgttctcctctgagagggggaggagagcccTGGGTATCACCACACCTTGGCATACCAAGTCTCTTCAGGgctaggtacatcttctcccatGAAGGCCATTTTCCCTATTCTTGGGATTCAATTTATTAGTTGCATGTAGTTCTTTGCTTGTAAGATTTCTTCTTTCCATATTAGCATGCCTATTAGCacagaaaatatgattaaataataaacacCTATATATAGTCtacctttgtgtgtatgtgtgtgtgtgtgtgtgtgtgtgtattaggatCAAAAACTTTAAAGTTAATAGTTCAGAGTATTTTTGATCTCCGTAAATTATAAATTTCAAGCTAAATATCCAAATATAGCTTCACATAAGGTTATAATGTTTATTGATTATCTGACTTCTTACTTAgaatgtaattaatatatttcCACCACTACAGTCAAAATATTCCAAAGCCAAAGATTATTCATATTTTAGacatgaaaacaatttaaaaatatttctaatgtgttataaaattttcattaaaatgacaTGAAATATTCTAGGAACCATGTTACAGCAATGGACCTATTTTACAAGTTGTTGCTTATCAATACAGCCTTTGACAAAACTCCAAGGCTATATCTGAGTAATATCAAGACATTTACCAAGTAGTGATTCAATCATCTGTACCAGGGCAACATCTCAGAATGAGCCACATCAGTGCTACACGGTAAGGAACAATTAAATATCTACGTACGTCTCCTGTCCAGTATGGGGACTGTAATGTTGATCATGTAACAGATGGTGTACCTTTGTGACTGGTTTCCATAGGGAGTCTGGCTCCAAACTGCAAGCACACTCTATAGACAGAACTATCTTTAATGTTTCTCTGAGGTTCATGGCACTGGCAActaatggaagagagaaaaatggaagacaGAAACTTGGTTAAATTTTGCCTATGTATTTTTGCTTCTGACAAGTGTACCACATCCTTTGCTGTGTATTAAATCTTATCCATGAGTATATATCACATTGCATACTATGACTCTGAAGAACCAATGAATTATTGTACATAATCTCATATCACTTGTGGCTtgtttctgatgtttctgtttcAACTGATAGTAGCTCTTTACCTTTATAAtatttttcacttttccttttctcgACTTAACAAAAACACTCCAGGCTCATTCTATATGTGCCTCTTGAATCAGCTTGAATCTACCTTAAACCTTAAAATATTTCCACAGAAAATGAGAgcgcatttttaaaatgtaaaaggaaaaaaatgtgagatCAATAAAAAACTGGCTTAATGTTCTTTATGGGGTAAACTTATACTAGACATCATTTACTAAAATCATTAAGCACCAACACTGTGCTAAAGATATCCTATTCTAGCTCCAAAATTCCTATAACTTAAGAATTTTTTCttgaacagaataaagaaaatgctttgGAAAATGCAGGTGATTTGTCTGTCTGCAGTTCCTAATATTAAGCAAGTTATTGTTAGAATGAACATAGgctatagaatttttttttagggCTAACATGGTTTTACACtgagaatataagaaataaagcTTGCAACCAGTTTCAAGTTACTAGAGTTATTCTGGAAAGTTTACAAAGACTCATTAGTTGTTAATACACTCACAACCTGTGGTAGATAGCTGTGGGCCTCATGAGAGAGCCTGAATCAGAGCTTTATAAGCCTGCTCCATTGGCATTGCACTTAAGGCAGGGAGCCTCATGAGGCTCTACAACCTGTGGCTCTGCCCTGGAGTCTGGTGAGTGATGAAAACACTCCAATCTAGGTTAGGTCAAATCATGTCCTGTAATATTTGGGATGTAAGACAGAAGCTATTCCATGACATATTAACTCTTTACAAGGATctctgaggcagaaagaacacttGTTGAAGGTACTCAGTTCTACTGAttgatgtatatgatatatatatatgatagtaCTTTAGATAACAATCTCTGACTCCTATTTTCGCATCTGTCAATCATTCAACTGTTTCCTTTAGAGTTTAAGATCAAATAGAAATCAAGTTATACTACTATATGTAGAATACTGGAATTGCAAAGAAATTGATGTTATAGAAAAAAGATATGAAGAATGGGAATAGGAAGTAAAACAAGAAATATGCCTTCCAATTATCATATAACTTATAAATATAGGCTAGACTGACAAAGATAAAACATAAGATTTTCATGTAGACTTAGGATTCCACCTATGGGGGTTTTCACCACTGTGACACATCTGTAGAGCTGTTTTATGGAACCACGTGCTGGGAACCAGCTCCAGCAGAGGACAGGGCCTGAGCAGAGTGGATTTAGCAGGCAATGCAAAGAGGATTGCTCTGGACAGCAGTTTGCAGCTTTTCTGAGCCTCTGAGAATGTATGGTCTCTGTACTTGAGAGACAGATCACAGATGAAAGCTGCTTTCTCAGAGCTACAAGATATATTTACATGCCTCACAGCAGTGATTACAACACTTACATTCCAAAGAGTTTCTAATACATAATtattataaggaaaataaaacaaaacatttttagtaGTTATAGTCTAAAGTCCAAAGATCACATAACCTGTCACAGCTTAGACAAAGTTTAGATAAGTGGGGGAGGAGAAGCTTTAAACTTGGAGTCAGAGAGTTATGGTTATAGGTGTCAGATAGTTTGAAGTTTGAGAAGTAAatcttttatattaaattttaacaagcaaagcaaaaaaattaCCAAGTTGAGTGATAACCAAGTTTTAagcctttttatttcttatttctaattCTCGTATTTGTCTCTTGATATGCTTTTAATTCATTACACCATTGTGTATGAGGAGTGTGTTTCAGGACCTCCAAAACTCCTTTGGACATTTTGTTTTACTGGAGATAGTTTTTCTTCAGTTATTTAGAGACCCATGGTAAACCCTATCTACCCAGTCTTTTCATGAAGCTAGAAATTGATAAAAGCCATGTCCCTTTATTTTTATACCTAATCCTAGTCTCTACAAAGTCACTATCCTTATATTGATATTTTCCTGTAGGATGCTCTAAGATTTCCAATGATGgcaatgaggtttttttttctattggaggATACCAGAGACATTCCCCCAAACTTGCACTCAGGGCCAAACTTTATTTGAACTATTGGAGGGGTTTTTCTGAAAGCCTCCTGTCCCTTTTTTATCGACCCAATTTCAATAGAATGTGAAGTTGTACCCTGTTTCTCTAATTCTCAATTTCCTAaaatctccttcaatttctttctttctacaaataTACTCAGACTGATATTATCAGTTTGGGTTAAATAAGAAATGTTTCAGTCTATTTGTGGGAGTCTACATGAACAGTCTTGACCTGTCCCAACTTTTGATGACAAGGTAAGAACATCCTGCTTAATGctttcattaataaaattttgtttttaatccaagTATTATTTTCCAGTCCATTTCTCTCTCCTATAACAttcattaaaaaagcaaaattaaggCAAGtaaaaaacaccagaaaaagtTGAAGAAAATTGTATCCAATTTCTAGGCACCTCTCTCCTCAGGCAAGAATTTTGTCAGGGAGTCTCATCAGCATGTCAGTGAATTGTTCCACCTACGGGGCTTTCCAACAAGTCATGTTTGCCACGTTTCAAGAAATTATTAGCCAAGTAAATCCAATTGAATGTTAAAGTCCAACTCAGGGCTACTAAATTGTAAGTGCTTCAATTTTAATGGGTGCAATGCCAAGTTTCCCAAATTGTGAAATTTTCAGCATATTGGCAAATAATTTTGGAGGAAAGAGGGTACAATTTCCTATATTCTTGGAAGCATTCTGGT
Encoded proteins:
- the LOC116894035 gene encoding olfactory receptor 51G2-like → MLHINITNSIFSTFLVTGIPGLETVYIWVSIPFCAMFLITIVGNMTIIIVIWHEQTLHVPMYLFLAMLASSDLGLSLFTFPTLLRIFLLNAREVTTSACFTQMFFIHTFQDLESAIILAMAFDRYMAISHPLHYHSILTDTVISRIGLSIVVRTLVVQVPLPILLRRLYFCHSNVLSHSYCLHPDIIKLSCSSTSVNSIFGLFVVLSTMGLDFLLILLSYILILKTVLCMASHSGRLKALNTCISHLCAVVLFFTPMICLSMLHRFGPKLPSHVYVTLANMHFLIPPVMNPIVYVVKTKQIRDKIQKLFIKKATEKARVSPTT